CACTGGGTAAGGTCTCCTTTTGATCTCAAAACAGCCACAATTATAGGTGGCatatggattccacaagatgttggaaacattcctttgagattctggtccatgttcacATGATCGCATCATGAAATTCCTatcagatttttcaggtgcactttcatgctccAAATCttctgttctaccacatcccaaaggcattctattggattcagatctggtgactgggaaggccactgaagaacactgaactcattgtcatgttaatgaaaccagtttgagacgacttttgctttgtgacatggtgcattatcatgatGGAAGTAGCCATTCgtagatgggtaaattgtggccatgaagggatgcacatgctCATCAACAATACTCAGCAacaataggctgtggcattcaagcgatgattgattggtccAAAGCGTACAAAGAAAACATTGCTGTGCCTCAGCAGAATTCgagatttatcagaccaggctacgttcaacatgttgtgcattctgagatgcttttctgctcagcacaattgttcagagtggttatctgagttactgtagcctttctgtcagctcaaaccagtctggccattctctgttgatctctctcatcaacaaggcgtttttGTCAGCAggactgctgctcactggatgttttttttttattgcactattctgagtaaactctagagactcttgtgcctgaaaatcccaggaaatcagcagactggcaccaacaatcatgccacagtcaaaatatTGACGTGAAGATGTGCTGAcctgtatcttcatgattttatgcattgcactgctgccacactaTTGGCtcattagataactgcatgaatgagtatgagtgcaggtgttcctaataaagtgcttcgTGAATGTATAAAAAGCACGTGTcgttcaataataaattaaaaaataaaatcgtTGGTAAGTCGCTCTGGTATGTTTTAATcctaaaacataaaacagtaaatattCAATAATCGTTCTGGTCCACACCAGTGACTCTTCCCAGATTCCATAACCTACAGCTCCTAGTCCTCACCTCTTCCTGATTAGCAACGTTGTCGCTTACTGATGACGTAAATTGAGGAAGCGGCAATaggtttttctgttttgtttttttaaaaaactttcaCGCTACACCTCAAAAATGAGTCGAATATATGACAACGCAGTATTACAAAATAAACCTGTTCATTGCGAGAAACTGTCCTCTTCGTGGGAGCCATCTGTCTATCAGAGGTAAGTTCTGTAGAGGAAGCAGACTAAATGGCAGACTAAGTGACTTGTTCTGCACAAACCAGTGCGAGTAAATTTGATCTCACTGATAATCCGTTTCAGTGGCCCTGGAGTGATTTTAGAGGGAACTCTTGTTGATGTGTCTCGCCATGCACTTACCGACATCACCAGTAAAAAGGTAAGCTAGGAGCAGCCTGTGAACGTGTGACGTCACCTCTTTGGCATGTTgaacaatttattaaaaaaaaaaaaattctaaatttaCATAGAGTCTGATATAAAACTTTCTGTGTAACGTCagacttgtttgtttttaattagtgACCCCTTTCCCAGATTTACAATTTACAGTGTGGTGATAAGTTTGATCATCACTGACAGGAGCAGGACAAAGCACTCTGAACCACAGACACAGCTGATGGAGAAATCATCTTATGCTTCctttttatatctggaatatttgtctattttgaagaagaaaatgacACTTTCAGAATCACAGTCTTGTTTGTTCAATTCTTTTTGACAGATTTACAATTTACAGTGTCTCTGaaaatgtttgttgttttattattgccATTAGTTTTAGTGTAAACACTGCTTGCTTGCCTTGTAGGTGCGTTATAACATCCTGTACGTCAAGCCAAGTCAAATCCACTACAGAAAATATGACTCCAAGGGCAATGAGATTGAGCCCAACTTCAGTGAAACAAGGAAAGTCAACAAAGGCTATCTTATGTCATCCTACAGTAAGTACTTATATTGCAGAAGTTAATTACGGTGAAATCCCAGTATATGTCTAATTGCCTAACCTTTGTACTTAATAGATAATAGATTATGTGCTACTAACTGATTCAAACAGCACAACAGTAAGCTAATgcgtacaataaaaaaaaaaaaaaattgggttgATATAACTGCTCCCGCAATCTCATCCAGCAATAAACTGAACAGGTAAAGCAATACTAGGAAACTTTTTAATATAATCGACATTCACTGACACTATTGTCACCACCTTTTCTATAACCGAAGTTTCAACATGCCCCATCCGGTtatccggtttcctcccacactccaaaaacatgcatgtaggtggattAACTACGCTCACTTGTCCATAgctgtgaataagtgtgtgaatgtgtaaatgCATGGTGCTAGGCAATGGACGcatgtcccatccagagtgaaTTCTCCTGAACTGCGACCAATATAATTggatccagatccactgcaacgcTGACCACGAGAAAGCGAATGAATGCAGTATACTCATTATAAGCAGTGCATACagacatgcagatacaggtcaagcatgtcagttaatgttcacatcaaacactagaatggggaaaaatgatcACACTGACTGCCagacatggatttttttttgcaccatgcAGTGTAAACTCTAAAGGCTGTTGTGCctgaaaatcacaggagatcagcagtttctgaactaCTCAGACCatcccatctggcaccaacagtcaTGCCAAGTACAaagccactgagatcacatattttcctatcctgatgtttgatgtgaacattacctgaagcgcatgattttatgctttgtgctacgcgattggctgattggatgatcgcatgaatgtgcaggtgtacagatgttcctattaaagcaGCTGGTGAATATACAGTTTTTTCTTTGCAGTCATTATGGTTCTCCATTTTCAGTTGGCCTTCCCTTTAAGGCATATCATGTAACCTCATGTCCAGATTAATTATACACAGATACTGGAACTgcaaaagacttttttttttttcatttgtctgaAAGGGATTCCAACATtccatcatatttttttctaaaagaaaatCCCATTAGTTCCAGATGTATACTGCAGAACTTTTGGTGGCTTGGTTCCACATTAAGAACGGCACTTATCCAATTCACGCCAACAAGATTATGTTAATTCTCATGATACCCGTGAACATTTAAACACTTGACTTTGTGTATGGTCATACATTAATTACACAGAATTGGAGGCTAAAGGCGAATCAGATCGTCTTACTGAGGAGCAGCTGACGGGCATCGTGAACAAAAAGGAACTGCTTAGTATCACACAGAAGCATTGTCCCAAACAAGCCTTTGCATTCTGGATCTTAGAGGCTGAACTGGAGAAGACAGAGCTGGAGATAGGTCAGGATATCCGTTTAAAGACTAAAGGAGATGGTCCCTTTATCTGTGAGTGTTACCTTGGCAGTGTCTTGCAGTAGTGATGTTGAACCTGAACCTGACAGGATATTAAGCTCTCAATgcattatttctctttttgtgttttaagtCTCCTTTGCCAAGTTGGATGCTGGCACAGTGACAAAGTGCAATTTTGCAGGAGATGAGGCAGCTGGGGAATCATGGACAGACAAAATAATGGCAAACAAAGCAGATGCTCCGAGTAAAGCGAAGCCAGCTGCACTGGGCGAAGGGGCTGAGGAGGATGAATGGGTAAGATAGTGACTACTCAAACAGTATTTGTCCTGGTGATACACCTGCCCAACTACGCAAGGTCAGGCTGTGTTTTTACTGTGGAATAACCAAAGAAAAGATCACTGTCTTTTCTGGTGTGTTTTTCTAGCAAAAACCCAAACAGGTGCATTAGGTGGTTTATAATGTGGCCTATTAGAATTTTCTACttatgttctgtttttcttaGTAGGAATAGCACATTAGGAGTAATCTTAAAACGTATGATAAAATTGGGTTTTGTTGTATTGTCATGCTAAATGAAATATTTGGCTCTATAATGTTGATCATCGTTAGGTTTGCATGCAAATATATGTGATGCTTTAATGtattgtaaagtaaaaaaattgtcTGATATAAATAAGGCTGTGCATTGTTTTCCAGCTCCTCAAATTTTGTAATCTCACACTGGGCTTGATTCTTATTCCAGGATGACTGACCAGTACCCAGAATACCTGGCAGAAACTTGTGGCAAGCATTTTCTCACCCAGACATACTTTATACACCcaaatatactttatactgtaaACTCTGATGTgtcttttgtctgtgtgttgggTTTAGTATTTGgattgtgtaaaatgttatgattttattaattatatgagTGTACAGCTTTCTAGTTATTAAAGGTATGACCTTATTATGATCCGAATAGCAGACTATATTTAactgcaaaaattatttaatccagtcttaatgcaattttaaaatttttattgaagtttttaataaacaatttttaatgcaatttttagTATTTGGGTTTAGTATTTAGATTATGTAAAATGttatgattttattaattatatcagTGTACAGCTTTCTAGTTATTAAAGGTATGAGCTTATTATGATCCGAATAGCAGACTATATTTAactgcaaaaattatttaatccagtcttaatgcaattttaaaatttttattgaagtttttaataaacaatttttaataaattttttaataaactacaCATGATCAGCCACACTCTACCAGTCGTTCACTGGAATGTGATCACCACTAACCAGATGTTGTTTGGGCTATGGAGCATTCTTGGCATGTTTGTTTGGGATGTTTGTGCATTGCTGGGATTTTGCTGGGAAAAATATCTGGTTATTGGTGGCCCTTTTCTTGGATAAACAGGGAGTGGACAGCTGACACAACTGATATAGTCACAGATGGGTTACAGTGAGTAATCTTATACCTACAAAGGGCACTTATATAGAAGGTGTACCTGATGCAATGGCTGATAAGTGCAGGTACAAGGCATGTGGATTCAATACACTCGCAAATAAGTGTGCATACAAAAAGGTCAAATGAATATTAATCAAATGGAAACTGAGTTgtaagagaataaaaataatccaaaggttttatattttaattaatttcagaaATGAACAGATAGAAAGATTGTAGGCAAGGAGCATATACTAGTTTCTATACTTCAAAAATATACTATTgagtaaattaatttatttacttaaaatactTAATATGCCTGAGTAAGTAGCATACTTAGATGTTACTTCATCTGTGTAAACAGTTCTTTAGTTGTAGAACTACACATGAGTGAAGcaataaattaaaccaaattccTAAGAACTCATAAGTTAATGTTGAGACTAACatgtatttctatttatatttcACTTTGTGTTAATTAGGCAACAGCTGGCACCAGTAATATATAGATAACTATAAAATTGCACAGTCCTATGCAATTTTCtggttatttttaaagcaatacGATGATATTCAGATTATCTCCtgataaagtataaaaaaattctttaaaatgatgaaatgcaTAGCTACATACTTCttattttcctcttctcttATGTTTTCTCTTCTGATTCAACATAATGAGATTTCCATATGAAACCAGCTTTGCTTGTGGGGAAAAGAACCATTGTGAAACACAGGATGTTGTCTCTATAACCACACCATTACTCTACATCTGTTTCTCATTGCTCTGGCTCTACTATGCATACTGAGTTGTGCAGACCTGCGAATGTTCAGTGGACCTGTGCCTGTTCTCTGAACCAGTTCAACACAGTCTGTTTATTCTCTTTCACCCATTTAATGTTGGCTTCAGTCCTCGCAATTGCCTGATCAAGAGCTCGTGTGGTCGGCCCGAGGCCATCTTCATCAAATTCACTTCGGAACTGCTTCAGCTAGACAGAGACAATTAGAGATGTGTGGGTGAATCCATGTATTCTGAGGTGGAACCACAGAATATAAGGTATCATTTGAGTTTAAGGAATCTAATGTCACCCTGTTGGGTGGCTTTCAATATATCACCTGTTGGAGCTCAAAGTCTGTGGAGAACCTCTCCGTCACATCATCAATCAAGCTTCCAACAGATGTTATCCCACCTCCGTACCTGTTTGAGGAAATGAGTATTAGCCAGGTGGATAATTGTATTGCCTAGTAACCAAGGGGACAAACTTTAAAAACACCGAGCACTCACTAACTGTTGAACTTAACCTTCGATCCCTGAAGTGTGTGTAATCTTTGGTAGCATTGTATAACTCATGACTTCACAGTATGAGTGGTGAAGAGGAAATAGCAGACAGCCAAACCCTACAAGCTTGGACTTCATCCTCAAATTATGGTTTTAGCAATTTTCATTTTAGCAATTACAAgttcatatattaaaaaacaaaccacGAACTCACAGTTGACTTATGTAGCTCCATTGGGCCCGAATGAAATCCCAGGCAAGAGCTTGTCCAGCTACATTCCTGGCAATGTAGTTTATGGTAGACACTGCATCCATCTTCCTTATCTTGTTAGGGTCTAGAGTGTACTCAAGGTACCTGGGTGGGGATGAATGACATTATAGGTGTTGGATAAGTGTGGCCACAGAGGCTGGAGCCTGATGTCACAAAATGCTTACCTGTTTAAGAGCCAGATTATTTTGGTACAGGAGAGTGCATATCTCAGTACATCTTGTTCTGTGGCAATTGTGGCATTTTCGTATTGTTTCCATGCAAAATCCCAGTCATCCTCATCTCCGGCTGCTATGGCATGGCAGTAGATGGTGGACTTTAAGTTAGGTGGAATCCTTAACAAGAGAAAAGTTAACTGGTAAGAATAGTTGGTAAAATTGATAAATATGTTCTAATATATTCTCAGACTTACGATTAACCTAAATATGTTTcaacattatattaatttttatgttatattaattatattaatatattagcTTATTGCCTGCTATGTTAATATATTAGctgattacatttaatgtgagTCCAGAATAATTTAGGCCCAAACACTGGTGTTACTATAGTGCAGAAAATGTGAAATTCGTTTACCGATTTATCCCATTTTTCCACTCATTGAAAAGCTTTGTTGCCATGTCTGTGCACTCAGTAACACCATTGCTGCACGCCACTGAAATTGCATTTATTTGGTTGTATCTGCAGAGAGATCAAAATAAGATTACACAATGCTTTTAACACATTAAAGGAACTTAGACAAACTAAATAGATACATACTGGTCAGAAAGTTTTGTTGGAACAGTTGCATTATCAGTATACTCTTGGAAGTACTTGTAAAGTGGGTCAACTTGCTTTCGtagatatttctgtaaaacagcATGGAATAAAAGACCAATCCTCAGTCACTTCTGATTGTCTGCGCACTCTCACTCTGCCCATGGGTTCCTGTGTATGTTAT
The genomic region above belongs to Pangasianodon hypophthalmus isolate fPanHyp1 chromosome 6, fPanHyp1.pri, whole genome shotgun sequence and contains:
- the arpin gene encoding arpin, which gives rise to MSRIYDNAVLQNKPVHCEKLSSSWEPSVYQSGPGVILEGTLVDVSRHALTDITSKKVRYNILYVKPSQIHYRKYDSKGNEIEPNFSETRKVNKGYLMSSYKLEAKGESDRLTEEQLTGIVNKKELLSITQKHCPKQAFAFWILEAELEKTELEIGQDIRLKTKGDGPFIFSFAKLDAGTVTKCNFAGDEAAGESWTDKIMANKADAPSKAKPAALGEGAEEDEWDD